From a region of the uncultured Desulfatiglans sp. genome:
- a CDS encoding conserved hypothetical protein (Evidence 4 : Unknown function but conserved in other organisms), which yields MTLENMKKMLQDHDLCVLATESGGKPLCSLMAYVCDEDCRHMYMTTAKNSTKWRNLMENPSVSCLVDTREGHGRNRRNEVQALTVAGICEPLESEAEEARIRSRLLEVHPQLKVFLEGPDCGIIAVRILSFLLLDGLTDARYVRV from the coding sequence ATGACGCTCGAGAACATGAAGAAGATGCTGCAGGACCATGACCTTTGCGTCCTGGCGACAGAGTCCGGCGGCAAGCCGCTCTGCTCCCTGATGGCGTATGTCTGCGATGAAGACTGCCGCCATATGTACATGACGACGGCCAAAAACTCGACCAAGTGGCGGAATCTGATGGAAAACCCATCGGTGAGCTGCCTGGTGGACACCCGGGAAGGGCATGGCCGTAACCGGCGCAATGAGGTGCAGGCGCTGACCGTGGCAGGTATTTGCGAGCCCCTCGAAAGCGAGGCGGAAGAGGCGCGCATCCGCAGCCGCCTGCTCGAGGTCCATCCACAGTTGAAGGTCTTTCTGGAGGGTCCGGATTGCGGCATCATTGCCGTGCGGATCCTTTCGTTTCTTCTGCTCGACGGGTTGACGGACGCACGCTATGTCAGGGTCTGA
- a CDS encoding DNA photolyase FAD-binding protein — MAQDQDQDREGRLQHCNVPRLRIRAVNAAPVRRERHYVLYWMTAFRRPAWNFSLDRARAWAEDLQKPLLILEALRAGYPWAADRLHRFVLDGMTANAAYFNRTGALYYPYLEPAERAGKGLLAALGAGAAVVVTDDFPAFFIPRMTAAAGRQLDVRLEKVDANGLLPMRAADRPFPTAYAFRRFLQKTLPVHLVERPSADPLAGLPPRGLTLPRSTTERWPLTTLESLKDDRVLEALPIDHGVHPVDTPGGVEAARSSLERFLLERLQRYASERNEPEIEATSGLSPYLHFGHLSVHEVFHTLAEKEGWFFDRLGLTAKGGRQGWWGMSESAEAFLDQLVTWRELGFNGCLFMEDYDAYASLPDWARATLERHRQDPREYVYDLAAFEGAATHDPLWNAAQRQLLREGTIHNYLRMLWGKKILEWTSSPEEALRIMIELNNRYALDGRDPNSYSGIFWTLGRYDHAWGPERPVFGTVRYMSSANTARKVRVKDYLLRYAP; from the coding sequence ATGGCTCAGGACCAGGATCAGGACAGGGAGGGGCGGCTGCAGCACTGCAACGTACCCCGGCTGCGCATCAGGGCGGTCAATGCCGCCCCGGTTCGGCGGGAGCGGCACTACGTTCTCTACTGGATGACGGCTTTTCGGCGGCCCGCCTGGAATTTCAGTCTGGATCGAGCCAGGGCGTGGGCCGAGGATCTTCAAAAGCCGCTCTTGATCCTGGAAGCGCTGCGGGCGGGGTATCCATGGGCCGCCGACCGCCTGCACCGGTTCGTCCTCGATGGGATGACTGCGAACGCCGCATATTTCAACAGGACCGGCGCGCTCTACTACCCTTATCTCGAACCGGCCGAGCGTGCGGGCAAGGGGCTCCTCGCCGCCCTGGGTGCTGGGGCCGCGGTGGTCGTCACGGATGATTTTCCGGCCTTTTTCATCCCCCGCATGACGGCGGCCGCGGGCCGGCAGCTGGATGTCCGGCTGGAAAAGGTCGACGCGAACGGCCTCCTGCCTATGCGGGCGGCGGATCGGCCCTTTCCGACGGCTTATGCCTTCAGGCGCTTCCTCCAGAAGACCCTCCCGGTCCATCTGGTCGAACGGCCGTCAGCCGATCCGTTGGCCGGCCTGCCCCCGCGCGGGCTGACCCTGCCCCGAAGCACGACGGAGCGCTGGCCTCTGACGACCCTCGAATCTTTGAAGGACGATCGTGTGCTCGAAGCGCTCCCGATCGACCACGGCGTCCACCCGGTCGACACGCCCGGGGGCGTTGAGGCCGCTCGGAGCTCGCTCGAGCGGTTCCTTCTGGAGAGGCTTCAACGGTATGCCTCGGAGCGGAACGAACCCGAGATCGAAGCCACGAGCGGCTTATCCCCCTATCTCCACTTCGGCCACCTGTCGGTCCACGAGGTCTTCCACACCCTTGCGGAAAAGGAGGGATGGTTTTTCGACCGGCTGGGTTTGACCGCGAAAGGCGGCCGCCAAGGCTGGTGGGGGATGAGCGAGTCGGCCGAGGCGTTCCTCGACCAACTCGTCACCTGGCGTGAACTCGGGTTCAACGGGTGCCTGTTCATGGAGGATTACGATGCGTACGCCTCTCTCCCCGATTGGGCCCGGGCGACCCTGGAGAGGCACCGGCAGGATCCGCGCGAGTACGTCTACGACCTGGCGGCGTTCGAAGGCGCCGCGACCCACGACCCCCTGTGGAACGCCGCCCAGCGTCAACTCCTTCGCGAGGGCACGATCCACAACTACCTGCGGATGCTCTGGGGAAAGAAGATCCTTGAATGGACCTCCTCCCCCGAAGAGGCGCTGCGGATCATGATCGAACTCAACAACCGCTATGCCCTGGACGGCCGGGATCCCAATTCCTACAGCGGCATCTTCTGGACCCTGGGGCGCTATGACCATGCCTGGGGGCCGGAGAGGCCGGTATTCGGAACGGTCCGCTACATGAGCTCTGCGAACACGGCCCGCAAGGTGCGGGTGAAAGATTATCTCCTGCGCTATGCTCCGTGA
- a CDS encoding hypothetical protein (Evidence 5 : Unknown function), which translates to MMPQSGPSRKTFNCGWTSSRRLRMRASSASLSRGSQIPATVSACTSLRRLRPCPSRVSTRQLTDGFSIRFRHLVEFLAVVMYIWRQSSSQTYAIREQSGLPPDSVARTQRSWSCSIFFMFSSVIDPSCMRCVLSRPSILCQIGAFVQNRNRRHPKVSRVQGPRFLLPYMGASCYQRDWRVNGYTAGKGKSSIESRGSTGLTAPFPVRGPIRIVRHPILLEGIFDERR; encoded by the coding sequence ATGATGCCGCAATCCGGACCCTCCAGAAAGACCTTCAACTGTGGATGGACCTCGAGCAGGCGGCTGCGGATGCGCGCCTCTTCCGCCTCGCTTTCGAGGGGCTCGCAAATACCTGCCACGGTCAGCGCCTGCACCTCATTGCGCCGGTTACGGCCATGCCCTTCCCGGGTGTCCACCAGGCAGCTCACCGATGGGTTTTCCATCAGATTCCGCCACTTGGTCGAGTTTTTGGCCGTCGTCATGTACATATGGCGGCAGTCTTCATCGCAGACATACGCCATCAGGGAGCAGAGCGGCTTGCCGCCGGACTCTGTCGCCAGGACGCAAAGGTCATGGTCCTGCAGCATCTTCTTCATGTTCTCGAGCGTCATCGATCCCTCCTGTATGCGCTGTGTCCTCTCCAGGCCTTCCATCCTATGTCAAATCGGGGCCTTTGTGCAAAACCGAAATCGCAGACACCCGAAGGTCAGCCGGGTGCAAGGCCCTCGCTTTTTGCTTCCCTATATGGGTGCTTCCTGCTATCAAAGGGACTGGCGGGTCAACGGCTACACAGCCGGCAAAGGGAAATCCTCCATCGAGAGCCGGGGCTCGACCGGGCTCACTGCTCCTTTTCCCGTCAGGGGCCCAATCCGAATCGTCCGCCATCCGATTCTTCTCGAAGGCATTTTCGATGAAAGACGTTGA
- the ilvD gene encoding Dihydroxy-acid dehydratase codes for MNKRSDLMLLGAERAPHRSLLRADGFCDWEMERPIIGIANSFNEIIPGHIHLDRLVDAVKAGIYAAGGTPMVFNTIGVCDGIAMNHEGMKYSLPSRELIADSVEIMAMAHPFDGLVLLASCDKIIPGMLIAAARLNIPAIFLSGGPMLPGRVAGREMGLDKVFEAVGALNSGRITAEDLHSYECGACPGAGSCSGMFTANTMSNLSEALGMSLPFNGSAPAVYSDRVHLAKESGMKAVELVRSNLRPRDIMTREAFGNAIAADMALGGSTNTALHLPAIAYYADVDLTLKDFDPYTARIPHLTSMAPAGPHHIVDLYHAGGVPAILAELGQAGLIDLKTRTVYGTRLGEMLERIEAGIRDTKVIRPVSDPVHSTGGLAVLTGNLAPEGAIVKQAAVAPEMLRHTGPARIFSSEEDAVAAITGGRIQKGDVLVIRYEGPRGGPGMREMLSPTSVLAGMGMDKDVALITDGRFSGATRGSSIGHVSPEAAAGGPIAAVEEGDTIEIDIPGKSLRLELSDEAIAKRLSRLPAFEPKVRHGYLGRYARMVSSADKGAVFER; via the coding sequence ATGAACAAACGAAGCGACCTGATGCTGCTAGGCGCCGAAAGGGCCCCGCACCGCTCACTCTTGCGGGCCGACGGCTTCTGCGACTGGGAAATGGAAAGGCCGATCATCGGGATCGCCAATTCCTTCAACGAAATCATCCCTGGACACATCCATCTCGACCGTCTGGTGGACGCCGTCAAGGCCGGCATCTACGCGGCAGGGGGCACGCCGATGGTTTTCAACACCATCGGGGTGTGCGACGGAATCGCCATGAACCACGAAGGGATGAAATACTCCCTCCCGAGCCGCGAACTCATCGCAGACTCGGTCGAAATCATGGCGATGGCCCACCCCTTCGACGGGCTCGTCCTCCTCGCCTCATGCGACAAGATCATCCCCGGGATGCTGATCGCCGCCGCCCGCCTGAACATCCCGGCAATCTTCCTCTCCGGTGGCCCCATGCTGCCGGGCAGGGTAGCCGGACGCGAGATGGGACTCGACAAGGTCTTCGAGGCGGTCGGCGCCCTCAACAGCGGCCGGATCACCGCTGAAGACCTGCACAGCTACGAGTGCGGGGCATGCCCGGGGGCCGGCTCCTGCTCCGGAATGTTCACCGCCAACACGATGAGCAACCTGTCGGAGGCCCTCGGGATGTCGCTCCCCTTCAACGGCAGTGCACCGGCAGTCTACTCGGACCGGGTCCATCTGGCGAAGGAAAGCGGCATGAAGGCGGTCGAGCTCGTCCGCAGCAACCTGCGGCCGCGTGATATCATGACGCGGGAGGCCTTCGGGAATGCCATCGCCGCGGACATGGCCCTTGGCGGATCGACCAATACCGCCCTTCACCTGCCGGCCATTGCCTATTACGCGGATGTGGACCTCACCCTCAAGGATTTCGACCCCTACACCGCCAGGATTCCCCACCTGACTTCCATGGCGCCCGCTGGACCGCACCACATCGTCGACCTCTACCATGCCGGCGGCGTGCCCGCGATCCTGGCGGAGCTCGGCCAGGCCGGGTTGATCGACCTCAAAACCCGGACCGTTTACGGGACCCGCCTCGGGGAAATGCTCGAACGGATTGAGGCCGGCATCCGGGACACGAAGGTGATCCGGCCGGTAAGCGACCCCGTCCACTCCACGGGGGGGCTGGCTGTCCTGACGGGCAATCTGGCCCCGGAAGGCGCCATCGTCAAACAGGCCGCCGTCGCGCCGGAGATGCTCCGGCATACGGGGCCGGCCAGGATATTCAGCAGCGAGGAAGATGCCGTGGCAGCCATCACGGGCGGCCGGATCCAAAAGGGGGATGTGCTGGTTATCCGTTACGAGGGCCCCCGGGGTGGCCCAGGGATGCGGGAAATGCTCAGCCCGACGTCGGTGCTGGCCGGGATGGGGATGGACAAGGACGTGGCGCTCATCACGGACGGGCGCTTCTCGGGGGCCACCCGCGGGTCGTCCATCGGCCACGTCTCGCCCGAAGCCGCGGCCGGCGGCCCTATCGCCGCCGTCGAGGAGGGCGACACGATCGAAATCGACATCCCGGGCAAGAGCCTGCGCCTCGAGCTTTCCGATGAAGCGATCGCCAAAAGGCTGAGCCGGCTGCCGGCGTTCGAACCCAAGGTGCGGCATGGCTACCTCGGTCGCTACGCCCGAATGGTCTCCAGCGCGGACAAAGGCGCCGTCTTCGAGCGCTAA